Proteins from one Ipomoea triloba cultivar NCNSP0323 chromosome 1, ASM357664v1 genomic window:
- the LOC115996671 gene encoding uncharacterized protein LOC115996671, giving the protein MNSNPCAMEIDPQLHEEEEDPFLQFISYAKSVVSPDANEAGGESMGPGWSWIASRILKTCIAYSSGVTSAILLSDISQAWNEQNRSGAPKKQPECISQLKKKHKRGKLPNTVTIDSIYEKKFLPLNGVIEAVIIDVVILPGTNICTLHLGDFWSSNTIDLYLHRRFYNLADPSNGILKKGREVFLTGCRLRTTKGFSSRARLLPTEYLAILLDEDQDDDAMLLGAQFCSDSFSSICFDDVIQGVSYSLYARIESIGALEAQGIFGSLQRKQITLVDNGVRLKFLLWGEQVLLANLFSVGSMLALDRPFIASSAESGLESNEEFCLEYGSGTQLYVVPLIQHKEQVCVALTQSRCQGSKLLTAPDPGQGLPVSQVSLPCDSQGSIDFRNYPFRSFVIDLRDKMTGISLYGDVMDIQSTGDPTFSLKIEDATGSVWVKLHFIGPWSIGRVGLGHTVYISGLSCSMTKQKIRELSWFENDPGASFVNISCLPALLNSSCLHKFSNLCDLSTHANHTHVCRVWLDQIEYCHVGTRLSHAPCGHFVNEGCNGELKCNFCHCICNDEVVRSFHLRITIADGSAKVLTWCTGQTATELLQITPDEFCELPEEEQIMYPSSLENEKFTVALVKGHGSMDNQSVSWEITRAVKYE; this is encoded by the exons ATGAATAGCAACCCCTGCGCCATGGAAATTGATCCGCAACTGCACGAAGAAGAAGAGGAtccatttcttcaattcatcTCTTACGCAAAATCAGTTGTATCCCCTGATGCAAATGAAGCCGGAGGTGAATCAATGGGCCCGGGTTGGAGCTGGATCGCTTCCAGAATTCTCAAAACGTGTATTGCCTATTCCAGCGGCGTCACCTCTGCCATTCTCCTCTCTGATATCTCTCAG GCTTGGAATGAGCAGAATAGAAGCGGTGCTCCAAAGAAACAGCCAGAGTGTATTAGTCAGTTGAAAAAGAAACATAAGAGGGGAAAGCTACCCAACACTGTCACAATAGACTCTATTTATGAGAAGAAGTTCTTGCCATTGAATGGTGTTATTGAAGCTGTTATAATAGATGTTGTTATTCTTCCAG GAACAAACATCTGCACACTTCATCTGGGGGATTTTTGGAGCTCTAATACAATTGATCTATATCTTCATCGAAG ATTCTACAACTTAGCTGATCCTAGCAATGGTATTCTGAAGAAAGGACGGGAAGTGTTCCTCACAGGATGCCGCCTTAGAACTACCAAAGGATTTTCGAGTCGAGCACGGCTGTTGCCCACAGAGTATCTTGCTATACTTTTAGATGAG GATCAAGATGATGATGCAATGTTGCTAGGTGCACAGTTTTGTTCTGATTCCTTCTCTTCCATTTGCTTTGATGATGTTATTCAAGGGGTCTCTTATTCACTGTATGCAAG GATAGAATCTATTGGGGCGCTGGAAGCTCAAGGCATATTTGGTAGTTTACAGAGAAAACAAATTACTCTTGTTGATAATGGTGTCAGATTGAAATTTCTATTGTGGGGTGAACAGGTTCTGCTTGCTAATCTTTTTAG TGTGGGAAGTATGCTTGCCCTGGACAGACCATTTATTGCAAGTTCTGCTGAAAGTGGTCTTGAATCAAATGAAGAATTTTGCCTTGAATATGGTAGTGGAACACAGCTCTATGTTGTCCCTCTTATTCAGCATAAGGAACAA GTATGTGTAGCATTGACACAGAGCCGTTGCCAAGGATCAAAGCTGTTAACTGCACCAGATCCAGGTCAGGGGCTTCCAGTTTCACAAGTGTCCTTGCCGTGTGATTCTCAAGGGTCCATTGACTTCAGAAATTATCCTTTCCGG TCATTTGTTATAGATCTGCGTGACAAGATGACTGGAATCAGCCTCTATGGTGATGTTATGGACATCCAAAGTACTGGAGACCCTACATTTTCTCTGAAAATTGAAGATGCAACAGGTTCAGTTTGGGTAAAGCTACATTTTATAGGACCTTG GTCAATAGGAAGAGTTGGCCTGGGGCACACTGTCTATATTTCTGGTCTGTCATGTTCTATGACCAAACAGAAAAT CCGTGAACTATCATGGTTTGAGAATGATCCTGGAGCTTCTTTTGTCAATATTAGCTGCCTACCCGCACTGCTTAATTCATCATGTCTTCACAAGTTCTCCAACCTTTGTGATCTATCAACCCATGCTAACCATACACAT GTATGTCGGGTTTGGCTGGATCAAATTGAGTATTGTCATGTTGGTACAAGATTGTCACATGCCCCTTGTGGCCATTTTGTTAATGAGGGTTGTAATGGAGAGCTAAAGTGCAACTTTTGTCACTGCATATGCAATGATGAAGTGGTTAGGAGTTTCCATTTGAGAATTACTATTGCTGATGGCAGTGCAAAAGTATTAACCTGGTGCACTGGCCAAACTGCCACAGAGTTGCTGCAAATAACTCCAGATGAGTTCTGTGAACTGCCAGAG GAAGAGCAAATTATGTATCCTTCTTCACTTGAGAATGAAAAGTTTACAGTGGCATTGGTGAAGGGTCATGGAAGTATGGACAATCAAAGTGTATCGTGGGAAATTACACGCGCAGTTAAGTATGAATGA
- the LOC116013524 gene encoding DELLA protein RGL2-like has product MSVEQTRKNRDNQPLEDDSVVAESKREQPSESSLQILQRYWSDLMHGGGKNLNKIRIDKPSNSSAAVQMVLSPEEIMQIARSKLEQCAFQSCCVHSIVFEHSYCIKGGDVELALLLQASAEMVANQQFDRARKLLGLCNQSASANGSTVERIVYYFARALKERMDLERDTETEESEKVPLNVEEAVMSMEAAIIACVQDLPFSQVTNFTGVHAILDNITSARKVHLVDFEIGSGSHWTIIMQDLANRSEPPIESLKITAVGSSKRRIERTGKWLSSFAETMKLPFSFKAIVCDMKDLRKELFEMEADEVVAVYAEYRLSTLLVCPNQLHNLIAVIQTFNPSVMVIAETEADTNNPSFLARFYNLLSYCTATLDSVATCMDRDHQYRKITEQVIHWELIRNVITTEGPDRIYRHAKIDFWRQFFARFGIEEEALSHSALYQASFLIRKYPSWSHCSLDMNGKSMIIKWKGTPVKSLSIWKFCPVKNN; this is encoded by the coding sequence ATGAGTGTTGAACAAACAAGAAAGAACAGAGATAACCAACCTCTTGAAGATGATTCTGTTGTTGCTGAATCAAAGAGGGAACAGCCTTCAGAATCATCGTTGCAAATTCTTCAGAGATATTGGAGTGATTTGATGCATGGCGGAGGGAAGAATCTGAATAAGATACGCATTGATAAGCCGAGCAATTCCTCTGCTGCTGTGCAGATGGTTCTATCACCGGAAGAGATCATGCAGATAGCTAGGTCAAAATTAGAGCAGTGTGCCTTCCAGAGCTGCTGTGTTCATTCCATTGTTTTTGAACATTCTTATTGCATTAAAGGAGGAGATGTGGAGCTTGCTCTGCTACTTCAAGCATCTGCAGAAATGGTTGCCAATCAACAATTTGATCGCGCGAGGAAGTTGCTGGGCCTCTGTAATCAGTCTGCTTCTGCTAATGGTAGCACAGTTGAAAGAATTGTTTATTATTTCGCTAGGGCTCTTAAAGAGAGGATGGATCTGGAGAGAGATACTGAAACAGAAGAAAGTGAAAAGGTTCCATTGAATGTTGAAGAGGCTGTGATGAGTATGGAGGCTGCGATAATTGCGTGCGTGCAAGATCTCCCCTTCTCCCAGGTCACCAATTTCACAGGCGTTCATGCGATTCTGGACAACATCACATCCGCGAGAAAGGTTCATTTGGTTGATTTCGAAATTGGAAGCGGATCGCATTGGACGATCATCATGCAAGATCTTGCTAACAGATCTGAACCTCCGATTGAGTCGCTAAAGATAACCGCCGTCGGATCCTCGAAGCGGAGGATTGAAAGGACCGGTAAGTGGTTGTCCTCCTTTGCAGAGACCATGAAATTACCCTTCTCATTCAAAGCAATCGTGTGCGACATGAAAGATCTGAGGAAAGAGCTTTTCGAGATGGAAGCAGACGAAGTAGTAGCAGTGTACGCCGAGTATCGTCTCTCAACTCTGCTAGTGTGCCCTAACCAATTACACAATCTGATTGCAGTTATTCAAACCTTCAATCCTTCTGTAATGGTGATTGCTGAAACTGAAGCCGACACAAACAATCCATCTTTCTTAGCTCGTTTCTACAATCTGCTATCTTACTGCACTGCAACTCTTGATTCTGTCGCTACATGTATGGATCGCGATCATCAATACAGGAAAATAACCGAACAAGTTATACACTGGGAGCTGATTCGAAACGTCATCACAACGGAAGGTCCAGACAGGATCTACCGCCATGCAAAGATTGATTTCTGGAGACAATTTTTCGCGAGATTTGGCATCGAGGAAGAAGCACTAAGCCACTCCGCCTTGTACCAAGCAAGCTTCTTGATTCGGAAATATCCTAGCTGGAGCCATTGCAGTTTGGACATGAATGGAAAGTCCATGATTATAAAGTGGAAAGGAACTCCAGTAAAGTCCTTATCTATCTGGAAATTCTGCCCagttaaaaacaattaa
- the LOC116016300 gene encoding ATP-citrate synthase beta chain protein 2-like has translation MAKIIKMLNCFYISSLRLRELARKSLTARKVSSACAPTHIITTICNERGEEPWYAGVPIFSLVEQGLGVGDVISLLWFKRSLPRYCSRFIEICIMLCADHGPCVSGAHNTIVTSRAGKDVVSCLVSGLLTIGPRFGGAIDDAARYFKDAYDRGLTPYEFVEGMKKKGIRVAGIGHRIKRGDNRDKRVELLQRYARENFPSVKYMEYAVEVETYTLSKANNLVLNVDGAIGSLFLDLLAGSGMFKKAEIDEIVEIGYLNGLFVLARSIGLIGHTFDQKRLKQPLYRHPWEDVLYTK, from the exons ATGGCGAAGATTATAAAGATGTTGAACTGCTTCTACATCTCCTCGCTTCGGCTGAGAGAGTTGGCCAGAAAAAGTTTGACAGCGCGAAAGGTTTCCTCAGCATGTGCACCAACTCATATTATTACTACCATCTGTAATGAAAGAG GTGAAGAGCCCTGGTATGCTGGTGTCCCCATCTTCTCTCTCGTTGAGCAGGGATTAGGTGTGGGTGATGTCATTTCTCTATTGTGGTTCAAACGGAGCCTTCCTCGTTACTGCTCTCGGTTTATTGAG ATTTGCATAATGTTGTGTGCTGACCATGGTCCTTGTGTTTCTGGTGCCCACAACACCATAGTAACTTCTCGGGCAGGAAAAGATGTAGTGTCCTGCCTTGTTTCAG GATTGCTGACAATTGGTCCCCGATTTGGTGGGGCTATTGACGATGCTGCTCGATACTTCAAGGATGCATATGACAGG GGCCTTACACCTTATGAATTCGTGGAAGGTATGAAGAAGAAGGGCATTCGAGTGGCAGGAATTGGTCACAG GATCAAGAGGGGCGACAACAGAGATAAGAGAGTGGAACTACTGCAACGTTATGCCCGTGAAAATTTCCCTAGTGTAAAATACATGGAATATGCAGTGGAGGTTGAGACATACACCCTGTCAAAGGCTAACAACCTAGTCCTTAACGTTGATGGTGCCATTGGTTCCCTGTTCTTGGATCTCCTGGCTGGCAGTGGAATGTTCAAAAAGGCAGAAATCGATGAAATCGTGGAGATTGGTTACCTTAACGGCCTCTTTGTCTTGGCCCGATCCATTGGCCTGATTGG GCACACGTTTGACCAGAAGAGATTAAAGCAGCCGCTGTACCGCCACCCGTGGGAAGATGTTCTATACACCAAGTGA